One Gallus gallus isolate bGalGal1 chromosome 11, bGalGal1.mat.broiler.GRCg7b, whole genome shotgun sequence DNA window includes the following coding sequences:
- the CTRL gene encoding chymotrypsin-like protease CTRL-1 precursor: protein MALLWAVTCLALASTVSGCGVPLISPSVQYSERIINGQNAVSGSWPWQVSLQTRSGSHFCGGSLINENWVVTAAHCEFSPYSHVIVLGEYNLNSQTESVQVKTVSKAVTHPNWNSYTLNNDITLLKLSSPAQLGSRVSPVCLAAANLVLSNSLQCVTTGWGRTSTTSNALASRLQQVSLPLISQSQCQQYWGTRITSSMLCAGGAGASSCQGDSGGPLVYQNGNAWTLIGIVSWGSSNCNVRTPAVYTRVSHFRNWIDQIVAQG from the exons ATGGCGTTGCTGTGGGCAGTCACCTGCCTGGCCCTGGCCAGCACCGTTTCAG GCTGCGGGGTGCCCCTGATCAGCCCCTCGGTGCAGTACAGCGAGAGGATCATCAATGGGCAGAACGCGGTGTCCGGCTCCTGGCCCTGGCAGGTGTCCCTGCAG ACCCGCTCGGGATCCCACTTCTGTGGAGGTTCTCTGATCAACGAGAACTGGGTGGTCACAGCCGCCCACTGCGAGTTCAG CCCATATTCCCACGTCATCGTCCTCGGGGAGTACAACCTCAACTCCCAGACTGAGTCCGTCCAGGTGAAGACCGTGTCGAAG GCCGTCACGCACCCCAACTGGAACTCCTACACCCTCAACAACGACATCACGCTGCTGAAGCTCTCCTCGCCCGCCCAGCTGGGCTCCCGCGTGTCCCCCGTGTGCCTGGCTGCTGCCAACCTGGTTCtgtccaactccctgcagtgcgTCACCACCGGCTGGGGACGCACCAGCACCACCT cCAACGCTCTGGCGTCGCGCCTGCAGCAGGTCTCCCTGCCCCTGATCTCGCAGAGCCAGTGCCAGCAGTACTGGGGCACCCGCATCACCAGCTCCATGCTGTGCGCCGGAGGGGCTGGAGCCTCTTCCTGCCAG GGTGACTCCGGGGGTCCCCTCGTGTACCAGAACGGGAACGCCTGGACCCTGATTGGCATCGTCTCCTGGGGAAGCAGCAACTGCAACGTCCGCACGCCCGCTGTCTACACCCGCGTCAGCCACTTCCGAAACTGGATCGACCAAATTGTGGCCCAGGGGTAG